The Bacillota bacterium genome segment ACAATACTTACAACTAGAAAAATGATTTTTTGGTTTGGCAGTAACCCAAATGCAGCCCCAGAATTTCTCACGTGTGTTACATGAATGATCCCCGGAACTAAAGGGTATGAGGAATTGACCGGCATAAGATATCGAATAAAGACCTTTGTAGCCTGATCAAGCACTATTACAAACGCAGCCACTATAAACAAGAACATTAAACCACCAAGAAATAGATTTTATTACTTCTAGTTTAACTCTTTGATTTTTCATTTTCTATTCTCTAGCCTGGAGGGAGGGCCGGGCCTACCAGCTTCTCTCCTCGGCTTTCTTGTCCTCTATGCATAGTTCGGCATAAGGAATGGCTTTAAGCCTTTCCATTTCTATAGGTCTTCCGCACACTCTGCAAAAGCCATACGTACCATCTTCGATTCGCTTTAAAGCTCTATTTACCTGATTCAGAAGGTCTTGAGTATTAAGTGACAGCGAGAGGTCCCTTTGTCTCATGTCTATATTGGTTCCAAGGTCTCCCATGTGATTATCGTAGGAGCTATTTTCACCAGACCACTCCTGTTCTGAATTCTCCAGAGTGGTGTTTATATATTTCAGCTCTTCTTCCAGACTCTCTTTCTCTTTTAACAACCGCTCCCTAAACGCATTCAGCTCCCGCTCGTCCATGGGAAACCCTCCTTAAACTTGCGGCACTCCTCTGAAATCCTCTGGGTAAATCCTGTTCCACGATCTTTGAGGCATCAATCATATTATACCCGTAACGAGCTGATAGCTATCAGACCTGCACCAACACTGAAGCGCACCTGGCACATAGACCCGGATGCTCATGCGATACACCTACCGTCTCTTCATACCGCCAGCACCTTTCACATTTAGCACCAGGCGCCTGTGAAACTTTCACAGCAAAATCCAATATGACCTCGCTTCTAAACGAATCAACCGGGGCCTCAAAATATGGGTATACTTTAACACTCGATACAATCATTACTTGCGCAAGAAGATCTTTAAAAGAGTCTAAAAATTCACGGGTACTATCATCGACATACAGCTCAACCTGTGCCTCTAGTGAGTTACCTATCCTCTTCTCATTTCTCGCCTCTTCAAGCGCTTTTGCAACCTCTCCCCTTATCTTAAGAAGTTTGTTCCATCTGCCATCAAGGTCCACATTTATATATTCTTCATTTGGTGTTGGCCAATCAGATAAATGAACACTCGGCTTACCCCTAACCTCCTCTGGAATGTAAGACCAAATCTCCTCGCATGTAAAGGCAAGTATTGGAGCAAGAACTTTTGTAAATGTGACCAGCATTTTAAAAAGAACAGTCTGAGCTGCCCTGCGTTCAACCGAGCCAGCAGCTGAAGCATACAACCTGTCTTTTATAATGTCGAGATATAATGAACTCAGCTCATTAGTGAAGAAATCATAGACCGAGCGATAGACAGCATGGAACCTGTAGTCATTGTAACTTGCCGTAACATTTTTAAGCAGCCCTGTCATCTCATGAAGGGCCCACTTATCAAGTTCCTGCAGCCTGTCATAATCGACGTCATCAATGCCAGGCTTAAAATCGTAGAGGTTGCCGAGCATAAACCGAAACGTGTTTCTAATCCTTCTGTAAGCTTCCCCAACATGCTTTAAAATATCCGGGGAAATTGCCACATCTACCGTATAGTCGCTAGATGCAACCCAAAGCCTCAATATGTCGGCACCAGACTTCGCGATGACATCCAGCGGATCCACTACATTACCAAGCGATTTAGACATTTTACGGCCTTCGCCATCCACGACAAAGCCGTGTGTCAATACAGCCTCGTATGGGGCTCTATCATGCTCACCGACTGAGGTCATAAGCGAAGACTGAAACCAACCGCGGTGCTGATCGCTTCCCTCTACATATATATCTGCCGGCCACCTGAGCTCAGGGCGGTTCTTAAGAACCGCTTCGTGGCTTACCCCAGATTCAAACCAGACATCAAAAATGTCGGTTTCTTTTGTAAGTGCTCCTCCGCCACATTTAGGACATTTAAATCCTTTCGGCAGGATTTCCTCAGCACTCTTGATAAACCAGGCATCAGCACCATCGGCCATGAAGAGATTAACGACTGCACCTATAGTTTCATCGTTTACGATTTCTTCATGGCAATCGCTGCAATAAAATACCGGTATTGGAACGCCCCAGGAACGCTGGCGCGATATACACCAATCTGGCCTGGTCTCAACCATTCCGGTAATGCGCCTGATGCTCCAATCAGGAATCCAGTTGACCTGGTTTATCGATTTTAAGGCCTCTCCACGCAGGTTGTTAATCTCCATAGAAATAAACCACTGCTCCGTGGCCCTGAAAATAACCGGGTTCTTGCATCGCCAGCAACAAGGATAAGCATGGGTTATCTCGGATGAATAAGGCAAAAGACCCTTGTCCTTCAAAAATTCGATTATCTTTTTATTTGCATCAAAGATAAGCATGCCCGCAAATTGGCCCGCCTCTTTAGTAAAATGCCCTGTTGCATCCACCGGCATTGGGGACGGTAGGTCGTACTTCAACCCAGTCATGTAGTCTTCCTGACCGTGCCCAGGCGCCGTATGCACCGCACCAGTTCCTGTATCAAGTCCGACATAGTCCGCAAGGACCACTACCGACTCTTTTTCTGGAAAAAGTGGGTGTTCGCACTTAAGAAACTCCATCTCGGCACCCTTAAACCGGGCAGCAATATCGTAATTGGCAAGCCCTATCTCTTGAGACACTTCACCTAGCCTGGCCTCAGCAAGGATTAACATCTCATTACCGGATTTTACAGCGATATACCAGGCATCCGGATGAACCGCTACCGCAACATTTGCCGGAAGCGTCCATGGAGTTGTGGTCCAGATAACCACATACTTGGGCTCGTTAAAGCCCCTTAAAGGTTCGAATTCGCTTTTTAAAGGAAACTTCACATAGATGGACGGCGATGAATGTTCTTTGTATTCTATCTCCGCTTCCGCGAGTGCCGTCTGATCTTCAATGCACCAGTGGATTGGCTTGCGGCGCTTGTATACAAGGCCCCGCTTATAAAGCTCGCCAAACACCCTGACGTTTGTTGCTTCGTATTCATGATTAAGCGTAAGATATGGATTAAACCAATCCCCACTTACCCCAAGCCGCATAAACTGCTCGCGTTGCTTATCAACAAAGCTCATCGCATAATCGTGACATAGCTTTCTAAAATCCGCTTGCGAAATAGTCTTCGCTTTTTCGCCGAGTTGCTTCTCAACATTATGCTCAATAGGCTGGCCGTGGCAATCCCACCCAGGAATGTACGGGCTGTCAAATCCAATCATGGTTTTGTATTTTACAATGATGTCTTTAAGAATCTTGTTCATTGCTGTGCCGACGTGTATATTTCCATTTGCATACGGTGGACCATCATGAAGAATAAACTTTTTCTTCCCTTCAGATTCCTTGCGAATCGCGCCGTATAGGTTAATATCGCTCCAGATCTTTAAGGTCTCCGGTTCTCTTTGCGGTAGGTTTGCCTTCATAGGAAAATCAGTCTGAGGCAGGTTTAATGTCACTTTGTAATCCGGCTTAGACGATTCACTCATTATGCCTTTTCACCCCGTAATCATAAATTATTATCTGCAAGACCTATTTGTAATCGATTATAAATTATTTAAATACAAAGTGCCCACGTATAGGCACATTAAAAAGCCCTCTCCCGCTCCATATCGAGAAAGGTTCTTGTTTGCAAGTCCCGAAATAAAGTTAGTTTATTTTGCACGTCGAATAATTATTTTGCGAATAATTCACGCAGGCTATCTATCTAGTACTTCCGCTAAAATCCATAACCTGAGGTCACGACTATCCAGCGCATCGACAAACGAATTGACTTGCTCTCTCAATGCCGAATCTGGCTCATAAACAAAAATGGCCTCACCATCAATCTCTTCTTTCTTTAAGAGACCTTTGACTGCCAGCTCTTCAACGGCCCTCGCAATGTCGTCCTCGCGCCTTCCTAAGTGTCTTGCTAAATCTGTAACCCTATCTCTGACGCTAGGATTCTCATGGTAAAATACTATAACCGCCCACGCCACCAGCGAATCAACATATAAATGGACGAAATCTTTAAGGTTTTTATCGATGGCTTTGCTCATTAAATTTGACACCCGTAAACCCTTGGAGGAATACTAGACACTCTTCATAGCATTCTCTAGATCTGTTTTGACTTTCTCAGGGCTAACTCCCTTTACCAAAATGCTTTTATTCCGACCCTGTTGACCTGATTTTATCGCAACTTGGCGTTTTGGCAAACCTAATATTTTGGATAAAAGCTCGATGCATTCCTCATTTGCTTTGCCATCAACTGGCGGCGACTTTACTGCAATTTTAATATTATTGCCGTGAAGACCCACTATTTTTGTTTTCGAAGCCCTCGGCTGAATCCATACACTCAAAAGCGTACCGTCGTTATAAGGGCTAGCATACATATCGACCAGCTTCTCACCTGCTAGAAAGCTAGCTTATCATAATCGGATTTTTCTATTTTATTTGAATCTTTCGTAACCCTGGCATCTTTAAGAGGAGCTCTGAACGAGGGCTCACTAGAACCTGGGAACACTTCCATAAAATCATCCGGCACATATGTTTCGCCTGTAAAACTACCTGACAGCAAATCTTCTGCTTCTATATCCTTTTCCTCGCTCTTGGCAACACTGAGCTTGGGCAGCTCTTGCTCCTTCGTTGTTTGGTCTAAATCGACAGGCGGTTCGTCGTTAAGCCCAATAATATTATTTCCAATATCAGCTAAAGCGGCCGTACTGTCAGCGATTCTCATATAAGATTCAAGCATGTTCTTGAATTTGCTGCGAAACTCTTCCTCTGCCTGCTTAAGATGATTCAGGGTAGTTTCGTATTTCCGCTTTAGATCATAGGCTTCTTGAAGTATTTCTTTCGCCTTAAGCTCAGCATCTCTTTTGATCAACTCCGCTTCTTTCTGGGCATGCGCTGTTATATCCTCTGCCGATTTTTGCGCCGTTAGCAATGCATTCTGCAGGGTCTTTTCCATTCCCACATAATTTTCAAGGTCTTGTTTTGATTTTTCAATTTCCTCTTTTAGCTCGATATTTTCTTTAAATAACCGCTCGAACTCTTCTGCCACCTCATCCAGAAACTTATCGACTTCTTCCTCATTATAACCACGTATAGACCTATGGAACTCTTTGTGATGAATATCAAGGGGTGTTAGCTTCATCTACGTATCCTCCTTCGAACAGCCGGCAACCACAAATATTTCTTTAATATCTATTACAAATTTCCTTGATCGGACTTTCCTTGCTTACCTGATAAAGAGTGCTAAAGTTGCATTAACCAAGCTATGCACGATTCCAAGTAACAACATCGCTAGAATTGGTGATAGATCCCACCCCATTCCACCGATCGTAATTGGTGGAATAATGTTTCTAACAAGTCTTAATATTGGCTCTGTTATATCATATATAAAGTTAAGGATCGGCCTTGTAATGTTATTTACAGGTACTGGTATCCACGATAACACGATCCTTACCAGAATAAATATCTCTAAAAGCCGAAATACAATGTTTACTATATCAAATATATTAAACGGCACGCACACATCCTCCAACTTAAGCCAATTCCTCGGCTCTTTTTATTGCAGCATTCACTGCTTCTTGTACTATATACCGAAACTCTCGTTTCGAAAATACCCGTAATGCTGCTTCTGTAGTGCCGCCGGGAGACGTGACCATCTCCCTGAGTTCATCGGCCTTTTTCCCGGTCCGCTGCAGCAATGCCGCGGAACCGGCCATAGTTTGCACGACCAGCTTTTGCGCAACGTCTTCTTCAAGCCCAGCCCGAACACCGGCCTCTATTAAAGATTCTACCATCAAAAAGAAGTAAGCAGGCCCGGACCCACTAATGGCCGTTGCCTGATTCTGCAATTCTTCCGATAGCTCGATAACCTCACCAATAGAAGAAAATAGCAAAAGTGCGATTTTAACCGCTTCATCGCTGGCATACTTGCCCCTGCTGATAACAGACATACCTTGCCCAACTAAAGCAGGGGTGTTCGGCATGACGCGAATAACCGCAATTCGCTTACCTATTAAATTATTTATTTTCTTAGTCGTAACGCCTGCAGCTATTGATATAACGAGCTTGTCTTCTGAAAATAAATTTTTTGTTTCAGTTAGTACCTGTTCTATTTGTTGCGGTTTGACAGCTAGCAGAATAATATCGCTATCTTTGACCGCTTCATGGTTATCGGTGGTAAAATTCGCCTGATACTTAGCCTTTAGAGATTCAAGACGCTCAACATTAACATCACTTAGTTTGATCTGCTCCGCTTCCAACACACCCGACTGTATAAAGCCTCTAACAAGGGCTTCCCCCATCTGTCCAGCTCCGATAATAGAGAGCCTTCTGCCCCTTAATAACAATTAAGCCTCCTAAAGCTGGTTAAAGAATCCTTTTTCTTGCAGACGCCTTCTTTCCTCAGCCGAAACCTCAACATTGCTCGGCGTCAAAAGGAAAATTTTATCGCCGATTTTTTGCATCCCACCATTGAGCCCGTACGTAAGACCGCTCGCAAAATCTACAAGTCTTTTTGATAGATCGCTATCGCTTCGCTGCAGGTTAATAATAACCGGGATATCAGCTTTAAACTTGTCGGCGATCTGCTGGCAATCGTTAAAGTTATTTGGCTCAACGATATGCACCTTAACCGGCGGTGGCGGAGTAATCGACCTCAAAGATGCAGATGATGAAGACGATACTGGCCGCTGTGTCCTTTCCAGATCAGGATAGCGTGTGATCTTGCGAACCGTTGGCGTTTGGTCAAAGTCTTCGAAACTGTCATCTTCATACATATCTTCGAAAGTATTTTCCAACGGTTCCTCTTCTGTTAGTTTGAAATAATTCAGCGTCTTGCGCCATATGCTCTCCCGCATATATTTCTCCTCCCTAAGGCTTAAAGATGGCTGTCCCGATCCTTACCATGTTTGAACCTTCTTCAATTGCTACTTCAAAATCGTTAGTCATTCCCATTGAAAGATAGCGCATTTTAACATTTGGCCCCTCTCTGCCAGACAGGTCATTAAATAACACCCTTAGCCTTGCAAAGTAAGGCCTTATCAGCTCTACATTATCCGTAAACGGAGCCATCGTCATTAGCCCCTTTACCCGGATATTTTCCATCTGTCTCAGCTCTTCAATTGCGGGTATTACCTTTTCCGCAGAAAAACCATGTTTCGTGGCTTCCCCAGAAACATTCACTTCGAGCAGGACATCTTGTACTTTTGATACTTTATTTGCCCTCTTATTTATTTCAGCTGCCAATTCAATACTGTCTACCGACTGTATCAGGTAGACAAACGGCACTATATATTTTACTTTATTTCTTTGCAAATGACCAATAAAGTGCCACTTGACCTGGTCGCCAATCGCTTCATACTTTGGTAATATCTCTTGTGCCCTATTTTCGCCGATATCTGTTATGCCCTGATCTATTACTTCTCTTATAGCTGATACCGGCCTATTTTTACTTACCACCACTAAGGTTATATCGCTAGGATCTCTGCCTCTTCTTCTTGCGGCAAGCTCTATTCTTTTCTTAACCGATCGGATGTTCTCACTTATCGACATACAATTATTTGTTGATCCGCAATCACTGCTATTTTCGGCATCACCGAGAAGATTTCGGTGAAGTTTAAATCTGAAGATGTCCTTTACCCCTTAAAATAAGAATAATAGATGATTGAACAATTGGCTAGCGGTAATTTGGCGATATACTGATGATATAGTAATGTCTATACCTCAAGTTTACCTTTATATATATACGCCTACCAGCTATTAAGCCATGATTTAGACATGGTTGATGCTGCATAATGGGGCTGATAGTTTATGACTTTGTGAACGTTGCTAAAGATGTTTGCTCCCAGTTCCAGATTATAGCAAAAATTATGCCACTAAAAATTTTAAAAATTTTTTAGAAAAATTTTTGCCTCTCAGAGCCCTGATACCCAGTCTCTAATTTACCTTCCGGTTGCTGCTCAGATTGGGCGATACCGGTTATATTTATCGCCTTTTTGATATCCGTCTCAGGTTAAAATCGCCGCTAACGCGGCCTGGCGCCCAGTTGTACCACTATCAGCTCTGTAAGAAAAAAATAACCCACTATTGCATGCTGTACAGCAATCTTCGCATGTGTATATATTAGAATTTAATATACCACTCTTTAGCAACTGCCCTCTTGCAATCGCTCTAAGGTCTATGCGATCTCCATCCAGCCACTCCTGGCTGCTTTCAAACCGCTCTGTGAAAAGCTGTATTAAGTCGCGGCCTACTGTATAGCAGCAGCCGCCTATTGCAGGCCCCACAAAGGCCAACGCTGACTCAGAGGCATCTCCGCGCTCTGGAAACATAGAGCCAATAGTTTTCCCTATTATATCCCCGTATATACCCCGCCAGCCTGCATGGATTACAGCGACAGACCTTTTCCATGGTTCAACTATGATAACCGGAACGCAATCGGCGAAAAAAAGGATCAACGGAACTAGTTTGCTGGCGGTGACAAGAGCGTCCGTGCCTTTAATCGAATCCTCCAGAGAGAAAGCTCCAAGCCCCACCCGGGACTCGTCAATTAGCGCCGTATCTGTTCCGTGGACTTGCTCAGCGCAAACTAAGCGGGCCATATCAAGGCCAAAAATGCTACATAGTTTTTCCCTATTCCTTATCACCAGCTCAGAATCATCGCCAACATGAAGAGCAAGATTTAGCGATCCATAAGCTCCCCGGCTAAAACCACCTTGTCTGGTTGTAAATACCGCTAGGATTCCATGCCGTTCTAAAAGCGGTCTTGATACGTAGTAGCCAACACCTTGCTTATACTCAAGCGTTAAACTATAGTCTGGCGAAGCTTGCGTATGTAACGGCATTATATTGTCCCCTCTGCAATAATCCGTTCCTGCCATAAAATATGCCGCCGGCTAAACCAGCGGCTATATATTTATATATAAGCATATAAGTATCTACCATTTAGTTAAGTTATTTTCTTCTAAGAAACGTTGGTATATCGAGGTCCTCGGTGTCAAACGTTGGGATCGGGCCGACAGGCTCCTCTACTACTTCTTTTTGCTTTTGCACTAACTCGATTTTTTCTTGCTTCCTAAGGTCAAATCCGGTTGCAATTACTGTTACTTTTACTTCATCGCCCAGGGTGTCGTCGATGACTGCCCCGAATATTATATTTGCTTCAGGATGTGCAGCATTTGCAATTACTTCAGCCGCCTCATTTACTTCAAACAAGCCAAGATCAGAGCCGCCTGAAATATTTAACAGAACACCCTGCGCGCCATCTATAGAAGCCTCTAGGAGAGGACTTGCTATAGCATTCCTTGCTGCTTCCACAGCCCTATTCTCACCGCTTGCTATACCAATTCCCATAAGTGCTGAACCTGCATTTGACATAATTGTTCTTACATCAGCAAAGTCAAGGTTGATCAGGCCAGGAACTGTGATCAAGTCGGTTATACCTTGAACACCTTGGCGCAGTACATCATCAGCCATGCGGAACGCTTCTACAATCGAGGTCTTCTTCTCTGCTACGTGCAGCAATCTATCGTTGGGAATAATAATAAGGGTATCTACATTCTCTCGCAGTTTCATTATGCCTTCGTCGGCTTGCATCGAGCGCTTTCTGCCCTCAAAACTAAACGGTCTTGTCACAACGCCAACAGTGAGTGCGCCGATTTGCCTTGCAATTTCTGCGATAACCGGAGCTGCTCCTGTTCCTGTTCCGCCACCTTTGCCAGCAGTCACAAAAACCATATCCGCCCCCTGTAGGGCTTCTTTTATATCTTCTCTGCTTTCTTCAGCAGCCCTGTATCCAACTTCAGGGTCAGCTCCTGCCCCGAGGCCTTTAGTTAGCTGTGCACCAATATGGACCTTGTAATCGGCATCGGACATCAGCAACGCCTGAGCATCTGTGTTACATGCTATAAACTCTACTCCTCTGAGACCGGCTTCAATCATTCTATTAACTGCGTTCGTGCCGCCTCCCCCTACTCCGACTACTTTAATTACTGCAAGATAATTGGCGCCTGCGTCTAACACCGTGTCCTCCTTCCTAAATCCTCAAGTTATGCTTGACCCTTACAGTGGTAGATTCTAGTACAACTATAGTTTTAACCGACCTGAACCTTAGCAATAACCTTATCCTAACTTATCCTAATCGGACAAAAAAAGCAACCTTCTTTCAGTAAAAACATTATCAAAATATCGAGTCGATGAGACGAGACGATAGGCTATCTGAACTGCGGTGATAATTAGTGCTGCCGTTACTATTGCTACCGTGCTGCGGTTACTAAGAGAGTGAGCAGTAACCGTAAAAACTAGTAGCAAAATTGCCGACTTTAATACAGTCTTACTAAAAGATTACTCCTAAAAAAGAGCTATCGAAAAGCAGATTTAGAAATGCCCATAAGTCGAGACAAACAGTTAAGAAACCCGGAATTAGAAGAAAAAGAAATGCAAAAGAGCAGCTGCTTTTAAGCGGTAATTTCTAACCTTGTCTGCAGCATAGTAGCGCCCAGTATGTTTTTACGGAACAGTATCCATACGTCTTAAGATCGGGTCAGTTTTAGGATAGCTTCTTATATCAATAAAGATGACTTGTTGACCCTGTTCTTTAAGAATTGTTTTCAGAACTTCGTTCTTCTCATCGGCATGCTTGGCGTCTCCGTAGAGAATCTCCACATTATCCTTATTGTAAATCGAGAGCTTGTCTATTGATGAGGCCGATAGAAGGCTGATTGTCCTCCTAAAATCAGTATCCATCGATTTAAGGCATCTTAGTGCATTAGATAACGAGCTATTTATTAAATGCTCTCCGACCTTGATTTTATCAATCGGCAGATCTGTGATAGTTGGTATGTCGCGTGTATCGTCATATTGCTGTTCCGATAAAACAAACATATCGCCGTCGATTAAGTAAAACTTCCCTCCGCACGATATTGAGGCAATTGGAGACCGCTCCCGTATCTCTAGCCTGAGTGTGTGTGGAAAAACCCTTTTCACGTTAACACTCTCAATCCATGCGTTCTTAAGTATTTTTTTCCTGATGTCGCTAGACGATATGCTGAGTAGGTTTGTGTGCTCGTTTATGCCACAGGTTTTAATAATGTCAGCAGTAGCCACCGATTTGTTGCCGGTTACCTCAATCTTTTCAACGTCAAGCAGATTTGATCGGTATATACCAATAGCCCCAAAAATAAGGGCAAACAAACCTGCAGTCATAATAAGTATTTGGATGCGACGCTTCCGCCTTATTGCCGCTAGTTTTTGCTCTCTCTCCTGTGCTTTAGATTTTGCTATCAATTTCCCTTCGACCAATTATTATCACCATACTGTTTTTAACAACAGATTTGTTACTTAGATTGCCATAATCTAATGGGTTAAGTTTTGTTTTTTAACAAAGCCTCATCAAATTCGCCGAGAAATTCAACCTCGGGCTCAAGGATAACGCCGTAATGCTCAAAAACTCTCCTCTGAACCTCACTCAGAAGTGCATATACATCAGAAGCGGTCGCCTTGCCCCGGTTGATTATAAAATTCGCATGTTTAACTGATACTTCAGCATCCCCAACCCTCATGCCTTTGCAGCCAGCACCCTCAATTAGCCTGCCAGCTGAATCATTACTTGGGTTTTTAAAAACGCTTCCAGCAGTCGGAAATTGTAATGGTTGACTATCCTTCCTTTTAGTAAAGTAATCCTCCATCTGCCGCTTTATGTTATCAGGCTCTCCGGGTGAGAGAACCAGCGTCGCCTCAACGATTATATCATCTCTACTAAAGCTTCCCTTCCGATATTCAAAATTCAATTGATCTTTTTCAAGGATTTTAAATTCACAGTCCCTCGAGTATATCAAGACCCTCTTGACTACATCACCAATGCAGTTGCCGTGGGCACCCGCATTCATTATAAGCGATCCCCCCAAGCTGCCAGGAATTCCTATGGCAAAACATAAACCACTAAGAGCATATTTTGATGCAGTCTGTACAAGAGATGGCAGTGAAACAGCCGCTCCGGCCTGAATCTTAGCTCCATTCACCTTTTTTATCATAAAATCTCTACCTAAACGCAAGACAATTCCTGGAAAGCCAGAGTCAGATATTAAAAGATTGGAACCCTTCCCTATGATAAAAAGCGGGATCCCCCATTCTTTTGCGGTTCTTAAAACGATATTTAAGTGGTCGAATGAATCGGTAACCGCAAAAATATCTGCAGGACCGCCAATTCTCATGGTGGTTTCCTTTGCTAAGACTTTATTCTTGAAGGCATTTTCTTTTAAGTGCTTTTGCAGGATAGTAAAAGCCCTGTTTACATAGCGACTGGCCAACCTTTACCTCCTTTGGAGGGTCTATCTACCGTCAGGCTGTCAGGCAGGGAAAAGCCCTGCGCACTACATTTATTTGGGTAAAAGCCTCACAGTATTTTAACACGGTGCCTACTCGGCAGAAACCAGCTTAAGGTAGTCTTCACCGATGGCGCTGATATCTCCCGCTCCCATTGTCAAAATCAGGTCTCCATCTCGAGCGGTTTCAAGTAGAAATTTGGGTATCTCTGTCTTTTTGGGTAAATACACGATATTTTTACGGGGACTCTCCGCAAGCACTGCATCAACAATAACTTTGCCGGTTACCCCGGGGATCGGTTCTTCTCCAGCTGCATAAACATCTGTTAGCACAACGATATCCGCATCATTAAACGCCGATCCAAAATCCTTACCTAAAAACTTAGTCCTGGTATATCTATGCGGCTGAAAGATACATATAAGTCGATGCCAATCACCAGACTTTGCAGCATCAAGAGTTGCCTTGACCTCGGTGGGATGATGCGCATAGTCATCAACCAAGGTAACATTTGACACCTTGCCGACAATCTGGAACCGGCGTTTTACCCCAGAAAATTGGCTGAGCGCGGCAATGACTTTATCTTTATCTAACCCCAGACTCATGGCCAAAGCAATCGTTGCCAACGAGTTGTATACGTTATGTATCCCCGGGACATTCAGCCTGACCGTACCTATGAAACTATGATGATGATAGACGTCATATACGCTGCCAAGTTTTTCTTGCCTCACGTTGCAGGCTATAAAATCGCATTGTTTTGGTTGCCCATTGCCTCTTGCCTCGATAGCATAAGTAACAAATTTTTTACTGGATCGTTTCATCAAGTGGATTACCCCGGGGTTATCCGCACAGGCAACCACAAAACCATGCTCAGGAAGTAATTCTGTAAAGGTTAGGAAAAGGTCTTCAATCTCTTCGAGCGAACTGTAATAATCAAGATGGTCGGCTTCAATGTTGGTAATAACAATCGCTTCGGGGCGCAGGTAAAGTAGAGAGCCGTCACTCTCATCAGCCTCCGTTATGAAAAATTCTCCGCTGCCGTATTTAGCATTGCTCCCGATATCGTTTAGCTCTCCACCAATAAGAAACGTGGGGTCGAGCTGTAACTTCTCAAACGCAAGAGAAACCATAGACGTTGTAGTCGTCTTGCCGTGTGTTCCAGCAATAGCAATACTTCGCATATTGCGGCTTAACCACGAGAGCATTTCAGCCCTTCGAACGATCGGAATATTTTCGCGCGCGGCTGCTTTAACTTCCGGGTTCGATTCTGGAATCGCTGAGGAAACGACAACTATATCCGGCTCGTTAAGGTTACTTTCTGAATGACCGATCGATATTTTCGCACCCATAGCCCTCAAAGCCCTTGTGTAGCG includes the following:
- the proC gene encoding pyrroline-5-carboxylate reductase; translated protein: MLLRGRRLSIIGAGQMGEALVRGFIQSGVLEAEQIKLSDVNVERLESLKAKYQANFTTDNHEAVKDSDIILLAVKPQQIEQVLTETKNLFSEDKLVISIAAGVTTKKINNLIGKRIAVIRVMPNTPALVGQGMSVISRGKYASDEAVKIALLLFSSIGEVIELSEELQNQATAISGSGPAYFFLMVESLIEAGVRAGLEEDVAQKLVVQTMAGSAALLQRTGKKADELREMVTSPGGTTEAALRVFSKREFRYIVQEAVNAAIKRAEELA
- a CDS encoding YggT family protein, giving the protein MFDIVNIVFRLLEIFILVRIVLSWIPVPVNNITRPILNFIYDITEPILRLVRNIIPPITIGGMGWDLSPILAMLLLGIVHSLVNATLALFIR
- a CDS encoding TraR/DksA C4-type zinc finger protein — translated: MDERELNAFRERLLKEKESLEEELKYINTTLENSEQEWSGENSSYDNHMGDLGTNIDMRQRDLSLSLNTQDLLNQVNRALKRIEDGTYGFCRVCGRPIEMERLKAIPYAELCIEDKKAEERSW
- a CDS encoding DivIVA domain-containing protein gives rise to the protein MKLTPLDIHHKEFHRSIRGYNEEEVDKFLDEVAEEFERLFKENIELKEEIEKSKQDLENYVGMEKTLQNALLTAQKSAEDITAHAQKEAELIKRDAELKAKEILQEAYDLKRKYETTLNHLKQAEEEFRSKFKNMLESYMRIADSTAALADIGNNIIGLNDEPPVDLDQTTKEQELPKLSVAKSEEKDIEAEDLLSGSFTGETYVPDDFMEVFPGSSEPSFRAPLKDARVTKDSNKIEKSDYDKLAF
- a CDS encoding DUF167 domain-containing protein; translation: MYASPYNDGTLLSVWIQPRASKTKIVGLHGNNIKIAVKSPPVDGKANEECIELLSKILGLPKRQVAIKSGQQGRNKSILVKGVSPEKVKTDLENAMKSV
- the ileS gene encoding isoleucine--tRNA ligase, yielding MSESSKPDYKVTLNLPQTDFPMKANLPQREPETLKIWSDINLYGAIRKESEGKKKFILHDGPPYANGNIHVGTAMNKILKDIIVKYKTMIGFDSPYIPGWDCHGQPIEHNVEKQLGEKAKTISQADFRKLCHDYAMSFVDKQREQFMRLGVSGDWFNPYLTLNHEYEATNVRVFGELYKRGLVYKRRKPIHWCIEDQTALAEAEIEYKEHSSPSIYVKFPLKSEFEPLRGFNEPKYVVIWTTTPWTLPANVAVAVHPDAWYIAVKSGNEMLILAEARLGEVSQEIGLANYDIAARFKGAEMEFLKCEHPLFPEKESVVVLADYVGLDTGTGAVHTAPGHGQEDYMTGLKYDLPSPMPVDATGHFTKEAGQFAGMLIFDANKKIIEFLKDKGLLPYSSEITHAYPCCWRCKNPVIFRATEQWFISMEINNLRGEALKSINQVNWIPDWSIRRITGMVETRPDWCISRQRSWGVPIPVFYCSDCHEEIVNDETIGAVVNLFMADGADAWFIKSAEEILPKGFKCPKCGGGALTKETDIFDVWFESGVSHEAVLKNRPELRWPADIYVEGSDQHRGWFQSSLMTSVGEHDRAPYEAVLTHGFVVDGEGRKMSKSLGNVVDPLDVIAKSGADILRLWVASSDYTVDVAISPDILKHVGEAYRRIRNTFRFMLGNLYDFKPGIDDVDYDRLQELDKWALHEMTGLLKNVTASYNDYRFHAVYRSVYDFFTNELSSLYLDIIKDRLYASAAGSVERRAAQTVLFKMLVTFTKVLAPILAFTCEEIWSYIPEEVRGKPSVHLSDWPTPNEEYINVDLDGRWNKLLKIRGEVAKALEEARNEKRIGNSLEAQVELYVDDSTREFLDSFKDLLAQVMIVSSVKVYPYFEAPVDSFRSEVILDFAVKVSQAPGAKCERCWRYEETVGVSHEHPGLCARCASVLVQV
- a CDS encoding cell division protein SepF; its protein translation is MRESIWRKTLNYFKLTEEEPLENTFEDMYEDDSFEDFDQTPTVRKITRYPDLERTQRPVSSSSSASLRSITPPPPVKVHIVEPNNFNDCQQIADKFKADIPVIINLQRSDSDLSKRLVDFASGLTYGLNGGMQKIGDKIFLLTPSNVEVSAEERRRLQEKGFFNQL